One region of Rhodophyticola sp. CCM32 genomic DNA includes:
- a CDS encoding DNA cytosine methyltransferase has protein sequence MISNLRAIDLYSGVGGWSLGLRLAGIDVISSYELWGPANETNFKNNAHQAQTVDIRRLSLDDLPPDIDIVVGSPPCTQFSFSNRGGGGNLEDGLRDIKKFLAIVDHLKPRFWAMENVPRVSKIIDAELELGGKLAEFRHLGCATHIVDMSEYGLPQRRRRCIAGNFDFKKLQAYRTEVKTHTLGDVIAALSAEPVADPLFGVSVPREELSDHVKEDVLSEEEVRINRANKTTHVIYNAMPFPDALDRSVRTITATCTRVSRESVVIPAEGSPTDFRRLTLRERACLQGFPITFQFYGSSYSQKLRMIGNAVPPAFSYLMGKVLNDQEIDDDLDLKTASRGLTRPKPIPIDTPPDRVGARYPANRSFRFAVPSLQLKSGVRFELRNDTSADFVSWQVYFYFGTSKQIKSLQLDSDLYHHMIESMTDELANTVSSVTCSALTFARSADIANMQTVWTHKGPGGTRPFMLLDALDEAGSLLIESLIPYEEEAKGLVDAALLQQHPDASEELPGVAKLHRNSVLIIAGLLLGSSLNPVLAQKSRPPAFHTKANKS, from the coding sequence ATGATCAGTAACCTGCGAGCGATTGACTTATATTCTGGCGTCGGCGGCTGGTCACTTGGTCTACGTCTTGCTGGTATAGATGTCATTTCTTCTTATGAGCTCTGGGGGCCAGCGAACGAGACGAACTTTAAGAACAATGCCCATCAAGCGCAAACGGTGGACATTCGTAGGCTTTCACTGGATGATCTTCCGCCCGATATAGATATTGTGGTTGGCAGCCCGCCTTGCACCCAATTTTCGTTCAGTAACCGCGGAGGTGGGGGGAACCTTGAGGATGGTCTAAGAGACATAAAGAAGTTCCTAGCGATTGTAGACCATCTCAAACCTCGGTTTTGGGCGATGGAAAACGTCCCGAGAGTTTCAAAGATCATTGATGCTGAGCTCGAGCTAGGCGGAAAGCTGGCAGAATTTCGTCATCTCGGATGCGCAACGCATATTGTGGATATGTCGGAATACGGCTTGCCGCAGCGCCGCCGCCGTTGCATTGCCGGAAATTTCGACTTCAAGAAGCTGCAAGCTTACCGCACCGAAGTGAAGACCCATACACTGGGTGACGTCATTGCCGCACTCTCCGCTGAGCCAGTTGCTGATCCACTTTTTGGAGTTTCCGTGCCAAGAGAAGAGCTATCCGATCATGTTAAGGAGGACGTCCTGAGCGAGGAAGAAGTCAGAATAAATCGAGCCAATAAGACTACGCACGTCATATACAACGCCATGCCTTTTCCAGACGCACTCGATCGGTCCGTCCGAACCATTACGGCTACGTGTACTCGTGTCTCTCGCGAAAGTGTTGTCATTCCTGCCGAAGGGTCGCCAACCGATTTTCGGCGATTGACGCTGCGAGAGCGCGCTTGTTTGCAAGGCTTCCCGATCACTTTTCAGTTCTATGGATCATCGTACAGTCAGAAGCTTCGTATGATAGGCAATGCAGTCCCACCTGCATTCTCGTATTTGATGGGGAAGGTATTAAATGATCAGGAAATTGATGATGATCTGGACTTGAAGACCGCGTCGCGCGGTCTGACACGGCCCAAACCAATACCAATTGATACACCTCCCGATCGAGTAGGTGCGCGCTATCCAGCAAACAGATCCTTTCGCTTTGCAGTGCCAAGTTTGCAACTGAAGAGCGGTGTTCGGTTTGAGTTGCGTAACGATACTTCTGCAGATTTTGTCAGCTGGCAGGTATATTTTTATTTTGGTACCTCTAAGCAGATCAAAAGCCTTCAGTTGGACTCAGATCTTTACCACCATATGATAGAATCCATGACTGATGAGTTGGCTAACACAGTTTCATCGGTAACATGTTCAGCGTTAACCTTTGCCCGATCGGCTGATATCGCCAACATGCAAACCGTTTGGACGCACAAGGGGCCAGGCGGTACACGTCCGTTCATGTTGCTGGATGCTCTCGACGAAGCGGGTTCGCTACTGATTGAAAGTTTGATCCCTTATGAGGAAGAAGCCAAAGGTTTGGTAGATGCCGCTCTCCTTCAGCAACACCCGGATGCTAGCGAGGAGCTTCCTGGTGTGGCAAAACTTCATCGCAACTCGGTTTTGATCATAGCGGGTTTGCTTCTGGGGTCTTCATTGAACCCTGTACTTGCACAAAAGAGCCGCCCTCCTGCATTTCACACGAAAGCAAACAAAAGTTAA
- a CDS encoding DUF3883 domain-containing protein, whose translation MSTVRPSDGLLSASDTIRLIELLAKRSSPVDGEALLFDLAATSPISWSRARNTIAKLSSYGMVRQAGPSSLEVAKPQTKDWSNAIVAQLAQDLAARITRDNAWSCLKRESTSGEFRIDSMTLPSLEDGLGLWITEFGIATRSSFAARYWTVVIEHQHLFLAEATNANRKLPRRSKSAARLAADLERQAHHGEAAEKWVLEFERRRLSKHPLRDQIRRISIDDVAAGYDILSFASEGSLNHDLFIEVKSHGVTKLFHWSRNEIATAREFGQEYALYLVDREQTSKAEYSPHIIMAPYPEMFSSPDSGWKVEATSFEHVALHDG comes from the coding sequence ATGAGCACCGTAAGACCAAGTGATGGCCTACTTTCGGCAAGCGACACGATCAGATTGATCGAGTTGCTGGCCAAGCGCAGTTCTCCCGTTGATGGAGAGGCACTGCTCTTCGATCTTGCCGCAACAAGCCCGATTTCCTGGTCTCGCGCCAGGAACACAATTGCAAAGCTCTCAAGCTACGGAATGGTTAGGCAAGCTGGCCCCTCAAGCCTTGAGGTTGCCAAACCCCAGACAAAAGACTGGTCTAACGCAATCGTCGCACAGCTAGCACAAGACTTAGCGGCACGAATAACTAGAGACAATGCTTGGTCATGCCTCAAGCGTGAGTCTACCTCCGGTGAATTCAGAATTGACTCGATGACGCTTCCTTCGTTGGAAGATGGCCTTGGCCTCTGGATTACCGAATTTGGAATTGCAACCCGTAGTAGTTTTGCAGCTCGTTATTGGACAGTAGTCATAGAACACCAACACCTTTTCCTTGCTGAAGCAACTAATGCCAATCGAAAGCTTCCACGTCGATCAAAGTCTGCGGCGCGTTTGGCAGCTGACTTGGAGAGACAAGCACATCACGGCGAAGCAGCCGAAAAGTGGGTGCTCGAGTTTGAGCGCAGGCGTCTGAGCAAACATCCACTCCGGGACCAGATACGACGAATATCGATCGATGATGTCGCGGCAGGCTACGACATCCTTTCCTTCGCGTCCGAGGGTTCATTAAACCATGACCTTTTCATTGAGGTGAAGTCGCATGGGGTGACAAAGCTCTTTCATTGGTCCCGAAATGAAATTGCCACCGCCAGGGAATTTGGCCAAGAATACGCACTCTATCTCGTTGACAGAGAACAAACCAGCAAAGCAGAATACTCGCCACATATAATTATGGCACCATACCCCGAGATGTTTTCATCGCCAGATAGTGGATGGAAAGTCGAGGCAACGTCGTTTGAACATGTAGCGTTACACGATGGATGA
- a CDS encoding SNF2-related protein, with amino-acid sequence MATIEYNTEDEVLAIHDVGQAVRHPLLAAFTRQANGFVDEAGVIHVPTSSTELTTLYRTIARLFDKLKINIETGEHVSDAVRSVESEEALFDEFSRKAKEIWEAQIDTSDFRRFVEIVEEKCPGRVFYRKQLLSAFHLAFSQNACNFSVPGAGKTSVVYAAYAYLSSLGLDDAKSVDRLLIVGPLSSFKAWEDEFAAIFQRSALAKRISGQISMDARIEHLRGISVASRTTELTLTTYQTLANMEEEITTFLQHVGTRAMVVLDEAHYIKSSDGQQAAAALRLAPLARSRVVLTGTPAPNGYEDLSNLFRFIYPNRNVAGFPPATLKAMTDGSMPGAVTELKKRIQPYYTRIRKTDLSLPKVEEKRVEVPMIGDHEKIYRTLEKRIVPHLGQHFEDSSAGIRLRARLIRLRQAVVNPELLLRPLEQEEGIFDTGGTGDLNVAELEVADLVNRFVADTNLARLDVCRSLVKSVLNEQGKVLIWSYFLGNLELLKQGLSSYAPFVEVLTGATPVADREGDAPPEIGTREEIIDRFHSTSGKAVLIANPQAVGESISLHKACRTAIYFDRDFNAGRFIQSKDRIHRYNPLGGRTVTYHHLVTPASVDKDIDARLTIKEQRLAELVDADDIPLLTAAEDNDQADLRMIFESYEHRKTK; translated from the coding sequence ATGGCCACCATCGAGTATAATACTGAAGATGAAGTGTTGGCCATTCATGATGTTGGCCAGGCGGTGCGTCACCCGCTTCTTGCTGCTTTCACACGACAAGCCAACGGCTTCGTTGATGAGGCAGGAGTAATTCATGTTCCAACATCTTCCACAGAGCTAACGACCCTATATCGAACCATTGCGAGACTGTTTGATAAACTAAAGATCAACATCGAAACTGGTGAGCATGTGTCGGATGCAGTGCGAAGCGTGGAATCCGAAGAGGCTCTATTTGACGAGTTCTCCCGAAAAGCAAAGGAAATATGGGAAGCACAGATCGACACTTCTGATTTTCGGCGATTTGTTGAGATCGTTGAGGAAAAGTGCCCAGGCCGTGTGTTCTATCGCAAGCAATTGCTTTCAGCTTTTCATCTAGCGTTTTCTCAAAATGCTTGCAATTTTTCAGTTCCCGGAGCCGGTAAGACCTCAGTTGTATACGCAGCCTATGCGTATTTGAGCAGTTTGGGGCTCGATGATGCTAAGTCGGTTGATCGCCTGCTAATTGTCGGGCCACTGTCTTCTTTCAAAGCTTGGGAGGATGAGTTTGCAGCAATTTTTCAACGTAGCGCGTTAGCCAAGAGAATATCTGGACAGATATCGATGGACGCTCGTATCGAACATCTTCGAGGCATATCTGTTGCCTCGAGAACTACGGAGCTAACGCTCACAACATATCAGACGCTCGCGAACATGGAGGAGGAGATAACTACCTTTCTTCAACATGTCGGTACTCGCGCCATGGTCGTTCTGGATGAAGCTCACTACATCAAGAGCAGCGACGGTCAGCAAGCTGCCGCCGCCCTGAGGTTAGCACCACTAGCGAGGTCGCGTGTCGTGCTCACCGGAACACCTGCTCCGAATGGTTACGAGGATTTATCAAATCTTTTCCGATTCATTTACCCAAATCGCAACGTGGCCGGATTTCCTCCGGCAACGCTTAAAGCCATGACCGATGGCTCGATGCCTGGTGCCGTCACTGAACTCAAGAAGCGAATACAACCGTACTACACTCGCATACGAAAAACCGACCTCTCTCTTCCAAAAGTTGAAGAGAAAAGGGTCGAAGTTCCTATGATTGGGGATCACGAAAAAATTTATCGCACCCTTGAAAAGCGGATCGTGCCGCATCTGGGACAGCACTTTGAAGATTCGTCTGCGGGTATCCGACTTCGCGCTAGACTAATTCGACTGCGGCAAGCTGTAGTGAATCCGGAATTGCTTCTCCGCCCCCTAGAACAAGAGGAAGGTATCTTCGATACAGGGGGCACCGGAGATTTAAACGTTGCTGAACTCGAAGTCGCAGACCTTGTTAACCGGTTTGTCGCAGACACAAACCTTGCCCGACTTGACGTATGCCGCAGTTTAGTAAAGTCGGTATTGAATGAACAAGGCAAGGTGCTGATCTGGTCTTATTTCTTGGGAAACCTCGAACTCCTGAAGCAAGGCTTGTCGAGCTATGCGCCATTCGTCGAAGTATTGACCGGCGCGACTCCGGTTGCGGATCGAGAAGGTGATGCACCTCCTGAAATCGGCACTCGAGAAGAGATAATTGATCGTTTCCACTCAACTTCCGGGAAGGCGGTTCTGATCGCGAATCCCCAAGCTGTTGGTGAATCGATCTCTCTCCACAAAGCCTGCCGAACTGCCATTTATTTCGATCGTGACTTTAATGCTGGGCGCTTTATTCAGTCGAAGGACCGTATTCATAGATACAACCCTTTAGGAGGTCGCACCGTGACCTACCATCATTTAGTGACCCCAGCCTCGGTAGATAAGGATATTGATGCAAGGCTAACAATCAAAGAACAACGTTTGGCTGAACTTGTTGACGCCGACGACATCCCACTTTTGACAGCAGCCGAAGACAATGACCAGGCAGATCTTCGCATGATTTTTGAGAGTTATGAGCACCGTAAGACCAAGTGA